One window from the genome of Chaetodon trifascialis isolate fChaTrf1 chromosome 20, fChaTrf1.hap1, whole genome shotgun sequence encodes:
- the ckmt2a gene encoding creatine kinase, mitochondrial 2a (sarcomeric) isoform X1, with the protein MASSFTRLMSGRNTAVLLASLGAGTMASGFLLSDNNSLVADAKKKLYPPSSDFPDLRKHNNCMASSLTPAIYAKLRDKVTPNNWTLDQCIQTGVDNPGHPFIKTVGCVAGDEESYEVFAELFDPVIKDRHNGYDPRSMKHPTDLDASKITSGMFDENYVLSSRVRTGRSIRGLSLPPACSRAERREVERVVVTALAGLKGDLAGRYYSLGDMTEKEQQQLIDDHFLFDKPVSPLLTCAFMARDWPDARGIWHNNEKTFLIWVNEEDHTRVISMEKGGNMKRVFERFCRGLKQVEHLIQERGWEFMWNERLGYILTCPSNLGTGLRAGVHVRLPKLSKDSRFSKILDNLRLQKRGTGGVDTAATGDTFDISNNDRLGKSEVELVQLLIDGVNYLIECEKRLEKGQDIKVPAPIAQFRK; encoded by the exons ATGGCGAGCTCTTTCACACGTCTGATGTCAGGCCGCAACACGGCTGTGCTGCTGGCCAGTTTGGGCGCTGGGACGATGGCGTCCGGCTTCTTACTGAGCGACAACAACTCCCTGGTCGCTGATGCCAAGAAGAAGCTGTATCCTCCCAG ctctgacttcCCTGACCTGAGGAAACACAACAACTGCATGGCCTCGTCTCTCACTCCGGCCATTTACGCCAAGCTGAGGGACAAGGTCACCCCCAACAACTGGACCCTGGACCAGTGCATCCAAACTGGGGTCGACAACCCCGGACACCCTTTCATCAAGACGGTGGGCTGCGTGGCCGGTGATGAGGAGAGCTATGAG GTGTTTGCTGAACTCTTTGACCCCGTCATCAAAGACAGGCACAACGGCTACGACCCCAGATCCATGAAACACCCCACTGACCTGGATGCCTCTAAG ATAACCAGCGGCATGTTCGATGAGAATTACGTCCTGTCGTCCCGCGTCCGTACCGGCCGCAGCATCCGCGGGCTGAGCCTCCCGCCGGCCTGCTCGAGGGCTGAGCGCCGTGAGGTGGAGCGGGTGGTGGTCACGGCGCTGGCCGGTCTGAAGGGGGACCTAGCCGGACGCTACTACAGCCTGGGAGACATGAcagagaaggagcagcagcagctcatcgAT gaccacttcctgtttgacaagCCCGTCTCTCCATTGTTGACGTGTGCCTTTATGGCCAGAGACTGGCCGGACGCCAGGGGCATCTG GCACAACAATGAGAAGACCTTCCTGATCTGGGTGAATGAGGAGGACCACACCAGAGTCATCTCCATGGAGAAGGGAGGCAACATGAAGAGAGTGTTCGAGAGGTTCTGCCGAGGACTCAAACAG gtggagcatCTGATCCAGGAGAGAGGCTGGGAGTTCATGTGGAACGAGCGTCTGGGCTACATCCTCACATGTCCCTCCAACCTGGGCACCGGCCTCAGGGCGGGCGTGCACGTCCGCCTGCCCAAACTCAgcaag GACTCACGCTTCTCCAAAATCCTCGACAACCTGCGGCTGCAGAAGAGAGGCACGGGAGGCGTGGACACGGCTGCCACCGGAGACACCTTCGACATTTCCAACAACGACCGTCTGGGCAAATCTGAG GTGGAGCTGGTCCAGCTGCTGATCGATGGGGTCAACTACCTGATCGAGTGCGAGAAGAGGCTGGAGAAGGGGCAGGACATCAAAGTCCCGGCCCCCATCGCTCAGTTCAGGAAATGA
- the LOC139348373 gene encoding ubiquitin-conjugating enzyme E2 L3-like has product MASIRRLNKELDDIRKSGMKNFCNIQVDESNILSWQGLIVPDNPPYDKGAFRIELIFPAEYPFKPPKITFKTKIYHPNVDEKGQVCLPIISVENWKPATRTDQVIDSLINLVSSPQPEHPLRADLAEEYSKDRAKFMKNAEEFTKKHSEKRPVD; this is encoded by the exons ATGGCTTCGATAAGGAGACTaaacaag gAGCTCGATGACATCCGCAAGTCTGGGATGAAGAATTTCTGCAACATTCAAGTGGATGAATCGAATATTTTGAGCTGGCAGGGGCTCATCGTTCCT GATAACCCTCCATACGACAAAGGAGCGTTCCGGATTGAGCTCATCTTCCCTGCGGAGTACCCCTTCAAGCCCCCCAAGATCACTTTCAAGACAAAAATCTACCATCCCAACGTGGACGAGAAGGGCCAGGTGTGCCTGCCCATCATCAGCGTCGAGAACTGGAAGCCAGCCACAAGAACTGACCAGG TGATCGATAGTCTCATTAATCTGGTGAGCTCCCCTCAGCCAGAGCATCCGCTGAGGGCCGACCTGGCGGAGGAATACAGCAAAGACCGCGCAAAGTTCATGAAGAACGCCGAGGAGTTCACAAAGAAGCACAGTGAAAAGCGACCCGTTGACTGA
- the ckmt2a gene encoding creatine kinase, mitochondrial 2a (sarcomeric) isoform X2 gives MASSFTRLMSGRNTAVLLASLGAGTMASGFLLSDNNSLVADAKKKLYPPSSDFPDLRKHNNCMASSLTPAIYAKLRDKVTPNNWTLDQCIQTGVDNPGHPFIKTVGCVAGDEESYEVFAELFDPVIKDRHNGYDPRSMKHPTDLDASKITSGMFDENYVLSSRVRTGRSIRGLSLPPACSRAERREVERVVVTALAGLKGDLAGRYYSLGDMTEKEQQQLIDDHFLFDKPVSPLLTSAFMARDWPDSRGIWHNNEKTFLIWVNEEDHTRVISMEKGGNMKRVFERFCRGLKQVEHLIQERGWEFMWNERLGYILTCPSNLGTGLRAGVHVRLPKLSKDSRFSKILDNLRLQKRGTGGVDTAATGDTFDISNNDRLGKSEVELVQLLIDGVNYLIECEKRLEKGQDIKVPAPIAQFRK, from the exons ATGGCGAGCTCTTTCACACGTCTGATGTCAGGCCGCAACACGGCTGTGCTGCTGGCCAGTTTGGGCGCTGGGACGATGGCGTCCGGCTTCTTACTGAGCGACAACAACTCCCTGGTCGCTGATGCCAAGAAGAAGCTGTATCCTCCCAG ctctgacttcCCTGACCTGAGGAAACACAACAACTGCATGGCCTCGTCTCTCACTCCGGCCATTTACGCCAAGCTGAGGGACAAGGTCACCCCCAACAACTGGACCCTGGACCAGTGCATCCAAACTGGGGTCGACAACCCCGGACACCCTTTCATCAAGACGGTGGGCTGCGTGGCCGGTGATGAGGAGAGCTATGAG GTGTTTGCTGAACTCTTTGACCCCGTCATCAAAGACAGGCACAACGGCTACGACCCCAGATCCATGAAACACCCCACTGACCTGGATGCCTCTAAG ATAACCAGCGGCATGTTCGATGAGAATTACGTCCTGTCGTCCCGCGTCCGTACCGGCCGCAGCATCCGCGGGCTGAGCCTCCCGCCGGCCTGCTCGAGGGCTGAGCGCCGTGAGGTGGAGCGGGTGGTGGTCACGGCGCTGGCCGGTCTGAAGGGGGACCTAGCCGGACGCTACTACAGCCTGGGAGACATGAcagagaaggagcagcagcagctcatcgAT gatcacttcctgtttgacaagCCTGTGTCTCCATTGCTCACCTCGGCCTTCATGGCCCGAGACTGGCCCGATTCCAGGGGGATCTG GCACAACAATGAGAAGACCTTCCTGATCTGGGTGAATGAGGAGGACCACACCAGAGTCATCTCCATGGAGAAGGGAGGCAACATGAAGAGAGTGTTCGAGAGGTTCTGCCGAGGACTCAAACAG gtggagcatCTGATCCAGGAGAGAGGCTGGGAGTTCATGTGGAACGAGCGTCTGGGCTACATCCTCACATGTCCCTCCAACCTGGGCACCGGCCTCAGGGCGGGCGTGCACGTCCGCCTGCCCAAACTCAgcaag GACTCACGCTTCTCCAAAATCCTCGACAACCTGCGGCTGCAGAAGAGAGGCACGGGAGGCGTGGACACGGCTGCCACCGGAGACACCTTCGACATTTCCAACAACGACCGTCTGGGCAAATCTGAG GTGGAGCTGGTCCAGCTGCTGATCGATGGGGTCAACTACCTGATCGAGTGCGAGAAGAGGCTGGAGAAGGGGCAGGACATCAAAGTCCCGGCCCCCATCGCTCAGTTCAGGAAATGA